TATATTATCTATCTTTTTGGTTTAACAagtaacataattttttatgttaatCTGATTGTTGTTCCAAcataatgtaaatattgttcGCTGGGACAAGTTCAAAAATTTAACACATACTCCATGTACTCAATAGAATCTCATGAGGGCTAACAGTAAGCCGACAATACCATATAATAACCTCTAACAATGCATTTTACGTCTAACATCGGTTGTAGCGCCTAACACCATGCTAAGCGACCATAAAAGAATGTAACTAGATATACATCGGTTGTAGCACCTAACACCATGCTAAGCGACCATTAACAATGTAACTAGATATGATTTAACAACAGAACCTAACATCTAACAAATCTTGTCATCAGATAACTAATATAATTTAGGCTAACATAAAAGTCAAACCAAATGACTAAGATAATGCATCTAACATCAGGTGATAAAAAAACTGAGACGAAGACGGCGCTGCAGGAGAGGAAGATCGGTAGCGGACTCTCACCGTTCAACTCATGCAGGACACCCACGAGATCTGGCCATTTTATTCGGATGCAGCGGCTCGTGTGACCTCTGATTAGAGCTACAATTATGATTTGGAATTTGAAAAAGCTTCGATTGTGAAGGAAGGTTAGAAACAATTATTAAAGGAGAACTGAAATTTAGATACCTAACAACAAGGAGCTTAGGAGATTTCCATGCGACAGAGGAGGTAGGAGAACTGGGCACGAGCAGTTGCAGCAGAATCGATCATCGCCATAGGTCATCGTCGTCTAGATATTTATCATTAAAGGTATAGGAAGAAATCAAAGATCGTGACGATGGCTCTATGAAATTGTTCTCTCTACAAAAAGTGTTAATTCTCCAACCAATGGATTCTTCACCTGCtacaaaattctaataaaaaatgaaataattctCTCACCATATGTATACGTAGTGTACGATCGTAGAGTCATTATTTCATCTGACACAATATCATGTATGCTCCCATTTAGAGTCATAGATTAGTAGGGGTCAAATGGGGATTAAGAAAGTTCAACAGTGTCGTGGGCATTTAGTTAATTTTGAGTTATTGCATGCATATAGAGCctaatttctctaaaaaatatttaataattttttttttaagaactcttatttaagagatttGCATTGGAACACATAAATGTTCGGGTCTCTTAACGGAGTCTCTTAACATACCTTTATTacttaaaagtattaaaaactaaataagaGATCCTAAATGAGTATgtgggataatgatgctctaatagAATAATAATTAGATGCTGATTTCAATACTTAGCCTAGCGAATatacattttaccaaaaaaagatttaaggaGGAAAATACgagtttgcttctttttttttttatatgcgaCACAATCATAGATGAATCAATTACATGTCTGAAAGACCAGTGGTTCCAAAAAAATTGCATGTTAATTTTGTTGAGATCCGTACAGATTTAATCTCCATAACTTTAACCGGAGTTATGGACTAAAAACTAACCCTCCGTTAGTAAgggtttaaatttaatattgcTTTTGGACTTTGCATGTGTGTTGGACTTTTGATTAATGAGAGTTGGTtctcagaacaaaaaaaattcattattatTAAGCCATACAACAAATTTAGATAAGTTTTCGTTCATAAGTAAAAGTCAAAccgattaagaaaattatagcTAGTTTTTTGGTTTGTACTGAccaattttttaattgaaaacagAGAGACGAtgtatattatgaaaaaaaaatgaactgaAACCTCTAGGAAACCAACCCGGATCATTCGTTGATTACAGAATCATCACACAATCAAAAGAAACTAAGTAACAAACTAAAAGTATGAACTCAACCCTACTTTaacatctttctctctcttctacattgaagagaagtatgaacaagaagaagacaagagaGTAAGAAAGATCAATCTACTTATGGACAATTCTGATGGAACAGAGAAGAAAACCCCCCAGTGAGCACGACCCGTGAACCATTTGCTTATTGAGGATTGTTGCCAGGAGATGTACTATCATTTTCCTCTGATGACTCGCTTGGTCCCTGAGACTGAGGTAATCCtggtccaccaccaccacttgaGTTCAACACATTGTCTGGTGCTGAAGCTGCGCTCAGTTTCACTCCCTCTGGTACAAAGCTTCCAACAATgacctatatatataaaagcaaAAACCAGAACGAAAGTCAAGTCTCTTGAAGGGCTCCGTTAACTAACTCGACGTATAAAGGGTTTGAGAAATGGAGTAAGTAACCTGGACTGGTGATCCAGCTACAAGCATTCCACCAACACAACCCCCCACAATCTTGAAATCAGGACCAGCCAGAGACACGTTCAAGTTACCAGTTCTGGTCACAGTACCATTACTCTCAGTATTCGAGAAAGTACCTGACATATTAGTGATAACATATGGGCCCTGGATATATAaacacagcaaaaaaaaaaacagatcacaCACAATACCTAAACAGAGCTCAAATCAGACCAAAAAGGACATGAAATGTTATACCTCATACTTAACTAATCCAAGAGAATTGTTAGATTGAAGCTCCGCAATAGATACATCTCCTAAAGCTGAGAGAACACAGACGTGGCGTGGTTCTTGATTCATAAACGCCACTAACTTGGCAGCTATGTCCTGAGTGAGTACAATGGAAAGATCATAACTTTTGAACTAAAATCTCTTAAAGGTTCAAGATTTGGTACGCAAAACACGTTACCTC
This region of Brassica napus cultivar Da-Ae chromosome C5, Da-Ae, whole genome shotgun sequence genomic DNA includes:
- the LOC106400832 gene encoding AT-hook motif nuclear-localized protein 13-like isoform X2 codes for the protein MDSKETQQQQNRNAAAPLAGPTSTSQAMHNRSDLRQPQPQPDPLVLDGAPNSLPVQQPWMLLGVEQLARARARAYAPPDGGDSGGGANAGPPARGGEEGSLTAHVININAGEDIAAKLVAFMNQEPRHVCVLSALGDVSIAELQSNNSLGLVKYEGPYVITNMSDCGGLCWWNACSWITSPGHCWKLCTRGSETERSFSTRQCVELKWWWWTRITSVSGTKRVIRGK
- the LOC106400832 gene encoding AT-hook motif nuclear-localized protein 13-like isoform X1 codes for the protein MDSKETQQQQNRNAAAPLAGPTSTSQAMHNRSDLRQPQPQPDPLVLDGAPNSLPVQQPWMLLGVEQLARARARAYAPPDGGDSGGGANAGPPARGGEEGSLTAHVININAGEDIAAKLVAFMNQEPRHVCVLSALGDVSIAELQSNNSLGLVKYEGPYVITNMSGTFSNTESNGTVTRTGNLNVSLAGPDFKIVGGCVGGMLVAGSPVQVIVGSFVPEGVKLSAASAPDNVLNSSGGGGPGLPQSQGPSESSEENDSTSPGNNPQ